The region CGCCAGCTTGCGCATCGACATGCGGCCGTCGGCGCTGAGCAGTTCCAGGAGCCGCGTGTCCAGGGCGTCCCAGCCCACGGCGGTATCGTCCGCCGGCCGGGCCGACGGGGGCAGGGCCGCGTCGATGCGGGCGCACTGGTCGCTGTCCAGGCTGCGGAGCCGCCATCGGCTGCCCTCTGTCGGCATGCCGGTGGATATGTGTGCTCGGGTCGCCCGTACCCCGGGTGTCCCCTGGAACAGCCGTGTGGTGAGGCGGAGCAGTTCGTTCAGGTCCCGGACCTGCACCTCGGCGATCACATCGCGGCCGCCCGCCGTGAGCTTGACGTTGACCACCGCGTGGTCCGCCGCCAGGGCCCGGGCGATGTTCGCCGCGGCGCCGGGGTCCGTGTCGACCTCGATGACGCCGGTCGCCACGAGCCGCGAATTGGCCAGCCGCGGATGTGCGGTCACCCAGGCGAGCCCCGCGTCCTCCAGGCGCTGCCAGCGCCGCGCCGCCGTCACCGGGTCGACTCCGAGCACCTCACCGACGAGCGTCCAGGGGGCTCGGGGGTGGATCTGGAGGGCGTGCACGATGCCGCGGTCGAGTTCGTCCAGTTCCGGCGCGGCGCGATCCTGCGCGGTTTGAGGAGGCGCGTTCCTGCGGGTTTCCCGGGAATCGCGGCTCAAAGTTGCATCGCGACGTGGGCCTTTCCTCAGCATTCCACACTCCATTCACTGTTCCTGAGATTCGAGGAGTGATTCCGCCCGCCATGACGGATGCCACGACGCACGAGACCGCCAGGACCGCACTGCGCGTACACCATGCCAGGCTCATCGACGGCACGGGTGCCT is a window of Streptomyces violaceusniger Tu 4113 DNA encoding:
- a CDS encoding Lrp/AsnC family transcriptional regulator translates to MECGMLRKGPRRDATLSRDSRETRRNAPPQTAQDRAAPELDELDRGIVHALQIHPRAPWTLVGEVLGVDPVTAARRWQRLEDAGLAWVTAHPRLANSRLVATGVIEVDTDPGAAANIARALAADHAVVNVKLTAGGRDVIAEVQVRDLNELLRLTTRLFQGTPGVRATRAHISTGMPTEGSRWRLRSLDSDQCARIDAALPPSARPADDTAVGWDALDTRLLELLSADGRMSMRKLAAAADVGLTTVRRRLQSLLPSQVSLRCDLARSPFGWPQSAVYFASVPAQHLEETSRVLSGFREVRACAIIAGPHNLVVDVWLRGLSDVHAFEAHLSRRLPRLTIDDRSLVLRTVKHMGRLLDEDGRSVGVVPLLHPHGPRSSDAGNADLADTSPAAGLDLHTV